The following proteins are encoded in a genomic region of Chloracidobacterium sp.:
- a CDS encoding substrate-binding domain-containing protein, which translates to MRYTLSLTFFILFSVCMCAAQTGTVRVYGPGGPYPAIKEIAGNFEKEFNIHVSVTKGPLKNWQEKAKKDGDIFYSGSENMMANFLSVFGDAIVPETVYPLFYRGSGLIVRKGNPKKIKSLADLQRSDIKILVVNGAGLTGVWEDILGNMKDMAAFRKIRANIVHHAENSGLAEAYWKQNPEIDVWISWNIWQIANADTADFVRLKEKYTIYRDCGIALSKAGFDNANARK; encoded by the coding sequence ATGAGATACACCTTGTCGCTAACCTTCTTTATCCTTTTTTCTGTATGCATGTGCGCGGCACAGACCGGAACCGTTCGCGTTTACGGGCCGGGCGGGCCGTACCCTGCTATAAAAGAGATCGCAGGAAATTTTGAAAAAGAGTTCAACATACACGTCAGCGTTACAAAAGGGCCGCTGAAAAACTGGCAGGAAAAGGCGAAAAAGGACGGCGATATCTTTTACAGCGGCTCGGAAAATATGATGGCCAACTTCCTGAGCGTTTTTGGCGATGCGATCGTGCCCGAGACCGTTTATCCTCTTTTTTACCGCGGTTCGGGGCTTATCGTAAGAAAAGGCAATCCGAAAAAGATAAAAAGCCTCGCAGACCTCCAAAGAAGCGACATCAAGATCTTGGTCGTGAACGGTGCGGGGCTGACCGGCGTTTGGGAAGACATCCTCGGCAATATGAAAGACATGGCCGCGTTTCGAAAGATCAGAGCAAACATCGTCCATCACGCTGAGAACAGCGGCCTCGCCGAGGCGTATTGGAAGCAGAACCCCGAAATCGACGTTTGGATCAGTTGGAATATCTGGCAAATTGCGAACGCCGACACCGCGGATTTTGTCCGGCTCAAAGAAAAGTACACCATTTACAGGGATTGCGGTATTGCACTCAGTAAGGCAGGCTTCGACAACGCCAACGCAAGGAAATGA
- a CDS encoding histone deacetylase translates to MPTTALIQHPIYAEHDTGPGHPETPLRYKAVMEALRGDEEFWCSLKVITPDAASKGSIQAVHTARHFKEVENAFSDGLTALDADTTISMRSFDAALYAAGGAIAAVDAVMQGEADNAFVAVRPPGHHATAERAMGFCLFNNIAVAARHAQNNYNEIDRIVIVDWDVHHGNGTQGIFYNDPNIFFFSMHQYPWYPGTGSRGETGHGRGLGATMNVPIKAGTSAAEQRRMFEAAIEDIAKRFTSDLVMISAGFDAHLNDPLGQLRLEDDDFCAMTRVLREFAEGSAAGRIVSCLEGGYDLATLGTTVKRHVEALSQ, encoded by the coding sequence ATGCCGACCACTGCCTTGATCCAACATCCGATCTATGCCGAACACGACACGGGGCCGGGGCATCCGGAGACGCCTTTGCGCTACAAGGCTGTTATGGAGGCTCTTCGCGGCGATGAAGAGTTTTGGTGTTCGCTGAAAGTGATCACACCCGACGCTGCTTCGAAGGGAAGTATTCAAGCTGTGCACACGGCAAGGCATTTCAAAGAGGTCGAGAACGCATTCTCTGACGGGCTTACCGCGCTCGACGCCGACACAACGATCTCGATGAGGTCGTTCGACGCCGCTTTATATGCCGCCGGCGGAGCTATTGCCGCGGTCGATGCGGTGATGCAGGGCGAGGCTGACAATGCTTTCGTCGCCGTACGCCCGCCGGGTCATCACGCGACCGCGGAAAGAGCGATGGGCTTTTGCCTCTTTAACAATATCGCCGTTGCCGCGAGGCACGCACAGAATAATTACAATGAGATAGACCGCATTGTGATAGTCGATTGGGACGTTCACCACGGCAACGGAACGCAAGGCATCTTTTATAACGACCCGAACATTTTCTTCTTTTCAATGCATCAATATCCGTGGTACCCCGGCACCGGCAGCCGCGGTGAAACAGGCCACGGGCGAGGCCTCGGGGCGACGATGAACGTTCCGATCAAGGCGGGGACGAGCGCTGCCGAGCAGCGGCGTATGTTCGAGGCGGCGATCGAGGATATCGCAAAAAGGTTCACGTCCGATCTTGTGATGATCTCTGCCGGCTTTGATGCACACCTCAACGATCCGCTCGGGCAACTGCGGCTCGAGGACGACGACTTCTGTGCGATGACGCGCGTCCTGCGTGAATTCGCCGAAGGGTCAGCCGCGGGCCGCATCGTATCTTGTCTCGAAGGCGGCTATGATCTTGCGACACTCGGCACGACGGTCAAGCGCCACGTTGAAGCCTTATCGCAGTAG
- a CDS encoding zinc-ribbon domain containing protein gives MPDVEISCLQCKEIFIFSEKEQELFYQRNMMQPQRCPKCRSKRAASRPDAPARYEIVCDNCGKHDTVPFQPRTGRSIMCKDCYESSRSRARYA, from the coding sequence ATGCCCGATGTCGAGATCTCGTGTTTGCAGTGCAAAGAGATATTCATTTTCAGCGAAAAGGAACAAGAGCTTTTTTATCAACGCAATATGATGCAGCCGCAGCGGTGCCCTAAGTGCCGTTCGAAACGCGCGGCTTCGAGGCCCGATGCGCCGGCCCGGTATGAGATAGTCTGCGACAATTGCGGTAAGCATGACACTGTGCCGTTCCAGCCGCGCACAGGCCGCTCGATAATGTGTAAAGATTGCTACGAGTCGAGCCGTTCGCGTGCGAGGTACGCCTGA
- a CDS encoding enoyl-CoA hydratase/isomerase family protein: MEFQTVHYEFDGLVATVTMNRPDALNALSMQLTIDLGSAFRKAVDDGSCAVVLTGGGRAFCSGGDLREMRTMWEKEGRIEAFLEEPLGELHSVVRFIREAPIPFIAAVNGVCAGAGVNFALACDIVIAAEDAAFREAFVRIGLSPDCGGTFFLPRAVGEKLAAELLMTGDAISAQRASEIGMINKVVPAAELLSEARAFAARLASGPTGSIARIKRMLNASFSNDLSTQLALEHECQIESGRSADFKEGVSAFFDKRVPQFERRPAKD, from the coding sequence ATGGAGTTCCAGACCGTTCACTACGAATTTGACGGCTTAGTGGCGACTGTCACCATGAACCGTCCTGATGCCCTTAACGCCCTGTCGATGCAGTTGACGATCGACCTCGGCAGTGCGTTTCGCAAAGCCGTCGATGACGGCTCATGCGCGGTCGTCCTGACGGGCGGCGGCCGTGCTTTCTGCTCGGGTGGCGACCTGCGGGAAATGAGGACAATGTGGGAGAAGGAAGGCCGGATCGAGGCCTTTCTCGAAGAGCCGCTCGGCGAGCTTCACAGCGTTGTCCGGTTCATACGCGAAGCGCCGATCCCGTTCATCGCCGCCGTGAACGGCGTTTGTGCCGGAGCCGGTGTCAATTTTGCCCTCGCGTGCGATATCGTGATAGCTGCCGAAGATGCTGCGTTCAGAGAAGCCTTTGTACGGATCGGCTTGTCGCCGGACTGCGGCGGTACATTCTTTCTTCCGAGAGCTGTCGGCGAAAAGCTTGCGGCCGAACTTTTGATGACAGGCGACGCGATATCAGCGCAGCGCGCCTCCGAGATCGGTATGATCAACAAGGTCGTGCCCGCGGCCGAGCTTCTGTCTGAGGCTCGGGCCTTTGCTGCCCGCCTCGCATCCGGTCCGACGGGTTCGATCGCCCGCATAAAACGAATGCTCAACGCCTCGTTCTCAAACGACCTCTCGACTCAGCTTGCCCTCGAGCATGAATGTCAGATCGAGTCCGGCAGATCTGCGGACTTCAAAGAGGGCGTCTCGGCATTCTTCGACAAACGTGTGCCGCAGTTCGAACGGCGCCCAGCCAAGGACTGA
- a CDS encoding PepSY domain-containing protein has product MKVFRKVIFWLHLITGVIGGIVIFVMCVTGAVLSFEKNIVNYVEGDQQRVAGVQGEGLPVSALLASASNARPDAKAASITLSSDPNAAAVVSLGRDGRLFIDPYSGKVLGEGNAAVRSFFAATTSLHRWLALEGDGRAWGKAVTGFCNALFLVLAITGMYIWMPRRLNLRHIRPVVWFRKTHTGRARDFNWHNVAGFWCSLVLIVLTATGMVISYKWASDLVYKVTGNDPPVQQAAKDPGAPAMPQVPASPDRIDALWAAAMMRNDGWKTVSLRLPVVEEAVFTVDEGKYLNIFGRSTLTLLSATGEAAKWEPYGERNTGQQLRLWMRFTHTGESFGLIGQAVGFIACLGGALLVYTGFALVLRRAARWLRRPRTIRTGQVPLAEGGM; this is encoded by the coding sequence ATGAAGGTATTTAGAAAGGTCATCTTTTGGCTGCACCTCATAACAGGTGTGATCGGCGGCATTGTTATATTCGTAATGTGTGTTACAGGTGCGGTGCTGTCGTTCGAAAAGAATATTGTCAATTACGTTGAAGGCGATCAGCAGCGGGTGGCGGGTGTGCAGGGCGAAGGACTGCCGGTCAGCGCCCTGCTGGCGTCGGCTTCGAATGCTCGGCCCGATGCAAAGGCTGCCTCGATAACGCTTTCAAGTGATCCGAATGCAGCAGCCGTCGTGTCGCTCGGGCGTGACGGAAGGCTTTTTATCGATCCGTATTCGGGCAAAGTGCTGGGCGAAGGGAATGCGGCGGTTCGAAGTTTTTTTGCGGCGACGACATCTCTCCATCGGTGGCTTGCACTCGAAGGCGACGGACGTGCGTGGGGTAAAGCCGTTACAGGTTTTTGCAATGCGTTGTTCTTGGTCCTCGCTATTACGGGCATGTATATTTGGATGCCGCGGCGGCTGAATCTGCGGCACATTCGGCCCGTTGTTTGGTTCCGTAAGACACATACGGGCAGAGCGAGAGATTTTAACTGGCATAACGTGGCAGGTTTCTGGTGTTCGTTGGTGCTGATCGTGCTGACTGCGACCGGAATGGTCATATCGTATAAATGGGCGAGCGACCTTGTGTATAAGGTAACCGGGAACGATCCGCCCGTTCAGCAGGCGGCAAAGGATCCCGGTGCTCCGGCTATGCCGCAAGTTCCGGCGTCGCCCGATAGGATCGATGCACTGTGGGCCGCTGCGATGATGCGAAACGATGGCTGGAAGACCGTTTCGCTGCGGCTGCCGGTAGTCGAAGAGGCTGTTTTTACGGTCGATGAGGGCAAGTATCTGAATATCTTCGGCCGCTCGACACTAACGCTGTTGTCGGCAACGGGCGAGGCAGCGAAATGGGAGCCTTACGGAGAAAGGAATACCGGGCAGCAGCTTCGCCTCTGGATGCGTTTTACACACACGGGCGAATCCTTCGGGCTGATCGGCCAGGCCGTCGGCTTTATAGCGTGTCTTGGCGGAGCCCTTCTTGTCTATACGGGTTTCGCACTGGTTCTGCGCCGAGCCGCACGATGGCTGAGGCGTCCGCGTACGATCCGAACCGGGCAAGTCCCGCTTGCGGAAGGCGGAATGTAA
- a CDS encoding MFS transporter yields MRSLSYAELIRGNRNFRNLLAGQFISELGNWFNFIAGLGLVRLVSDASPIAAGLFFVARLIPFALMSPIAGTFVDRFSRRTVMIVTDLLRGGVALSFLLVRDDSGLWIAYVATVIMHTSGAFFDGAKNAATPNLTGQEGLLAGTALMFSTRFLLMAVGSALGGWASAAFGYEVAFIINAASFFVSAWTVWMIPEEATRDDATAARMRGKTERSSFVTELKEGVHYAFTEHFALTILLLNMIWATGGGAVNIIFERLGGVYFVQAEGWNADMAVAILWTATGLGLTVGMLIAHRTSIWLDRKGTNRAFVGWTLIIHGVIFALAVFMPTLMLFSVAVFISRTIIGVEYAVQETMFQRSLPDHIRGRISTLDRGAELTVFGIMSYGASELMYYMTPQTLTVISGILSAMAGVVWFVRERPARQ; encoded by the coding sequence ATGCGGTCGCTGAGTTATGCAGAGCTGATCCGCGGGAACCGCAATTTCCGCAATTTGCTCGCCGGGCAATTTATTTCGGAGTTGGGCAACTGGTTCAACTTCATTGCCGGCCTCGGCTTGGTGCGCCTTGTATCTGATGCGTCTCCTATCGCAGCCGGACTGTTCTTTGTCGCAAGGCTTATCCCCTTCGCGTTGATGTCGCCGATCGCGGGTACGTTCGTGGATAGATTCTCGCGGCGGACGGTAATGATCGTTACCGACCTTCTGCGCGGCGGCGTTGCGCTCTCATTTTTACTCGTCCGCGATGACAGCGGCCTTTGGATCGCGTACGTTGCAACCGTAATAATGCATACTTCAGGAGCCTTTTTCGATGGTGCGAAGAATGCTGCAACGCCAAATTTGACCGGGCAAGAAGGGCTTTTGGCAGGAACCGCATTGATGTTCTCGACTCGATTTCTGCTGATGGCCGTCGGCTCGGCACTCGGCGGCTGGGCATCGGCGGCTTTCGGGTACGAGGTGGCATTTATCATAAATGCCGCTTCATTCTTCGTCTCGGCGTGGACGGTTTGGATGATACCTGAAGAGGCGACGCGCGATGATGCGACCGCTGCTCGGATGCGTGGAAAGACCGAGCGTTCGTCCTTTGTCACGGAATTGAAAGAAGGAGTTCATTACGCGTTCACAGAGCATTTCGCTTTGACGATCTTGCTTCTGAATATGATCTGGGCGACCGGCGGCGGTGCGGTGAACATTATCTTCGAACGGCTCGGCGGTGTGTATTTTGTTCAGGCCGAGGGCTGGAACGCCGACATGGCAGTGGCGATACTTTGGACGGCAACCGGACTCGGACTGACGGTCGGAATGCTGATCGCGCACCGCACCTCGATATGGCTCGACCGAAAGGGGACGAACCGCGCGTTCGTCGGTTGGACGCTGATAATTCACGGGGTCATTTTTGCTTTAGCGGTCTTTATGCCGACGCTGATGCTTTTCTCGGTCGCTGTCTTTATCTCGCGAACGATCATCGGCGTCGAATATGCCGTGCAGGAGACGATGTTCCAACGGAGCCTGCCGGATCATATTCGCGGACGCATTTCGACACTTGACCGCGGTGCGGAGCTAACTGTGTTCGGCATCATGAGTTACGGCGCAAGTGAACTGATGTATTACATGACGCCGCAAACGCTGACGGTGATCTCAGGAATATTATCGGCGATGGCGGGTGTTGTGTGGTTTGTAAGGGAGCGTCCGGCTAGGCAGTAA
- a CDS encoding HD domain-containing protein, with amino-acid sequence MYSVTAPTSKFEEQLISTASDCDLFEGYPAGHSARVAEAADRLAEVFGMNENDRLLLQQAALIRNIGEVLMAREYISEPRQLTALERTDLQRHPVIGEQSAAKLELPRSVQLIVRWHHEWWNGMGYPDALSGDAIPLAARLLRVVDSYFALINERPFRNAMTEQMARRHLVDWAAIEFDPSVVKAFLEMPLAGYDLSSDSELI; translated from the coding sequence GTGTACAGCGTTACTGCACCGACATCCAAATTCGAAGAACAGCTCATCAGCACGGCCTCTGACTGTGACCTGTTCGAGGGCTACCCTGCCGGCCACTCTGCCAGAGTTGCAGAAGCCGCGGACAGGCTCGCCGAGGTCTTTGGGATGAACGAGAACGACAGGCTCCTACTTCAGCAAGCCGCTCTCATTCGAAACATCGGTGAGGTCCTTATGGCCCGCGAATATATCTCGGAACCGAGGCAGTTAACCGCCCTCGAACGTACAGATCTGCAAAGGCATCCTGTGATCGGCGAACAATCTGCGGCGAAGCTCGAACTTCCGCGAAGTGTTCAGCTTATCGTGCGTTGGCATCACGAATGGTGGAACGGCATGGGCTACCCGGATGCTCTTTCGGGCGATGCCATTCCGCTTGCGGCGCGGCTGTTACGCGTCGTCGATTCATACTTTGCGCTGATCAACGAACGCCCGTTCCGAAATGCGATGACCGAACAGATGGCACGTCGGCATTTGGTCGATTGGGCAGCCATTGAATTCGATCCGTCGGTCGTAAAGGCATTTCTCGAAATGCCTCTCGCCGGGTATGATCTTTCCTCGGACAGCGAGCTGATATGA
- a CDS encoding DnaJ domain-containing protein, with the protein MSNTSSLEITGNFLSHSFAELIAEIALSSLNGSLRCAAKGKKCIAYFRNGRLVFAVSNARSSRLFDMMLKRGRINEDDLQRIPNFQNDLEFSAFLQAANFLSPDDVKALFVEQIGAIVIDLMSWIEGEWTFSSLARVRDGLEFKIAVTQLLADFARVMPASVIMSRFRGPDETFRRIGGPREHIELSPNELRTFMSIGDEPMMARDLIPKVGIDESTAIRAVYMLWLIGCLKREDWHPAFTDISIASIKNARLELKQEAKMIAVKAADTAKGDGSADTTNDVEVISLDEYLARVETAQTFYDALGVDVKAEVSEIKRSYFALAKQFHPDHFHKAEAELQQRVQSAFTQISQAHETLKTEQSRELYDFKVRKELSEKQTSAGSNAADATSDGASYQQLQQAHQSFEHGFDLLHDGDTERAAVFLARAVHFAPENARYHAFYGKCLAVDAKKRHQAEAELQAAIRLDEREPEYRRMLAEFFISQKLFKRAEGELKRLLAIFPNDNEARELLQSIK; encoded by the coding sequence ATGTCAAACACCTCGAGCCTTGAGATAACAGGAAATTTCCTGTCGCACTCGTTCGCAGAGTTGATCGCCGAGATCGCGCTCTCCTCGCTGAACGGCAGCTTAAGGTGCGCCGCAAAAGGGAAAAAGTGCATCGCCTATTTTCGAAATGGCCGTCTCGTCTTTGCTGTGTCGAACGCCCGATCGTCGCGGCTTTTCGATATGATGCTGAAACGCGGCCGTATCAATGAAGATGACCTGCAGCGAATACCGAATTTCCAAAATGACCTGGAATTCTCAGCGTTTTTGCAAGCCGCGAATTTCTTATCGCCTGATGACGTAAAGGCTCTTTTTGTTGAGCAGATCGGTGCGATCGTGATCGACCTGATGAGCTGGATCGAGGGCGAATGGACATTTTCCTCGCTGGCACGCGTGCGTGACGGCCTTGAATTCAAGATCGCCGTAACACAATTGCTGGCTGATTTTGCACGTGTTATGCCGGCATCCGTTATAATGTCGCGCTTCAGAGGGCCCGATGAGACATTCAGGCGAATAGGCGGCCCGCGGGAACATATCGAGCTGTCGCCCAATGAGCTTCGTACATTTATGTCTATCGGCGATGAGCCTATGATGGCGCGCGATCTCATACCGAAGGTCGGCATCGACGAGAGCACAGCGATCCGTGCGGTCTATATGCTTTGGCTGATCGGATGTCTAAAACGCGAGGATTGGCACCCGGCATTTACCGATATTTCCATCGCCTCGATCAAGAACGCACGATTGGAACTGAAACAAGAAGCTAAGATGATCGCCGTGAAGGCCGCAGATACGGCAAAAGGCGACGGCTCTGCTGATACGACGAACGATGTCGAGGTGATCTCTCTCGACGAATACCTTGCACGCGTCGAAACGGCGCAAACGTTCTACGACGCCCTCGGAGTTGATGTAAAGGCCGAAGTTTCAGAGATCAAGCGGTCATATTTCGCACTCGCAAAGCAGTTTCACCCGGATCATTTCCACAAAGCGGAAGCCGAATTGCAGCAGCGTGTGCAGAGTGCCTTTACACAGATATCGCAGGCACATGAAACGCTCAAGACCGAGCAATCGCGTGAGCTTTACGATTTCAAGGTCAGGAAAGAACTTTCAGAAAAGCAAACGTCTGCAGGATCTAACGCCGCGGATGCGACATCGGACGGCGCCTCCTATCAGCAGCTTCAGCAAGCCCATCAGAGTTTCGAGCATGGATTCGATCTTCTGCACGACGGCGATACCGAGCGGGCGGCTGTCTTTCTCGCACGTGCCGTTCATTTTGCGCCTGAGAATGCACGCTACCATGCGTTCTACGGCAAGTGCCTTGCTGTTGATGCCAAAAAGCGCCATCAGGCGGAGGCCGAACTGCAAGCAGCTATCCGTTTAGACGAGCGCGAACCCGAATACCGCAGAATGCTTGCCGAGTTCTTTATAAGCCAAAAGCTCTTTAAGCGTGCCGAGGGCGAATTGAAGCGTCTTTTGGCGATCTTTCCCAACGACAACGAAGCGCGTGAGCTGCTTCAGAGCATCAAATAG
- a CDS encoding GNAT family N-acetyltransferase: protein MSDTGLEIRECTALEQLAECVELQREVFALPETEISPVRHFVVTKNAGGFTLGAYDNGLLAGFVLSVPAFLRGERAFYSHMTGVRSEYQSHGVGAKLKWAQRERALALGVKYIKWTFEPVKARNAYFNLEKLGAVVTEFMVNFYGTDYGSAGGSVPLASDRLFAEWYLESEKVRALAAGERYVETRTPAAEIVTLNDWPGIVERDRRQAAAEQARLKKEFETAFGKGLVAGGFVRDADAPRYLLFKG from the coding sequence ATGAGCGATACGGGACTTGAGATCCGCGAGTGCACAGCCTTGGAGCAGCTTGCCGAGTGTGTCGAGCTTCAGCGTGAAGTATTTGCCTTGCCGGAGACGGAGATCTCGCCGGTGCGGCATTTTGTCGTTACAAAAAATGCAGGCGGCTTTACGCTCGGTGCTTATGATAATGGCCTATTGGCGGGCTTTGTTCTTAGCGTACCGGCTTTTTTGAGAGGTGAGCGCGCATTCTATTCGCACATGACGGGTGTTCGGTCCGAATACCAAAGTCATGGTGTCGGTGCAAAGCTGAAATGGGCGCAGCGTGAACGCGCCCTCGCTCTGGGAGTAAAATACATAAAGTGGACGTTCGAACCGGTAAAAGCGCGTAATGCTTACTTCAATCTTGAAAAACTCGGTGCCGTAGTAACGGAATTTATGGTCAATTTTTACGGTACCGACTATGGCTCGGCGGGCGGATCAGTTCCGCTTGCCAGCGACCGCCTGTTCGCCGAATGGTATTTGGAAAGCGAAAAGGTTCGCGCGCTTGCCGCGGGCGAAAGATACGTCGAAACGCGAACGCCCGCGGCCGAGATCGTTACGCTGAATGACTGGCCGGGCATTGTCGAGCGCGACCGGCGGCAAGCGGCCGCCGAACAGGCGCGCCTGAAGAAAGAATTCGAAACGGCATTCGGAAAAGGCCTCGTCGCGGGCGGATTTGTGCGTGATGCAGACGCACCGCGGTATCTGCTTTTCAAGGGTTAA
- a CDS encoding type II toxin-antitoxin system PemK/MazF family toxin, with protein MGIRRGQVYSADLGEPRGSGPGLARPVVVIQDNDLNDARIHTVIIAVVTTNLRLAAMDGNVLLTPRRNGVQKYSVVNVTQLYTVDKTELVELIGTVTKAELNDIDKGLLRVLSLDNKLNRNYESK; from the coding sequence ATGGGAATAAGGCGCGGACAGGTCTATTCGGCCGACTTGGGCGAGCCGCGTGGTTCCGGGCCGGGTTTGGCTCGTCCCGTCGTTGTTATACAAGACAATGATCTGAACGACGCGCGAATACACACAGTCATTATCGCTGTGGTAACGACCAATTTGCGGCTTGCCGCAATGGACGGAAACGTTCTGCTTACACCGCGACGAAATGGCGTTCAAAAATATTCGGTCGTAAATGTGACGCAACTTTATACGGTCGATAAGACCGAACTTGTGGAACTGATAGGGACCGTTACAAAAGCGGAGTTGAATGATATCGATAAAGGTCTGCTGAGAGTCCTTTCATTAGACAATAAGCTGAACCGAAACTATGAGTCCAAGTGA
- the ligA gene encoding NAD-dependent DNA ligase LigA, protein MSPSDRQIAVEIEKLRAEIERHSDLYYLQDSPEISDYEFDQLLEKLKAIEAEHPELITPDSPTQRVGGKAASLKPFTHTVPLMSLENSYSLDDLKAFTERCEKLAEGRKLDYVAELKIDGLSVSLHYTDGILVTGATRGDGVVGDEVTQNVKTIHTIPLRLKKDAPAHAEVRGEVFLSRSQFKKINEELEMQGEKTFANPRNCASGTLRMLDSQIVASRRLDMFPYDAFTGSRKMFPTHIEIFEWCSANGFNVNPHHRLCKDFAELSAFIAEMEELRDSLDYDIDGVVVKVNSTALQDEFGTTSKAPRWAIAYKYPARQATTRLLDIAVQVGRTGALTPVAHLEPVLLAGTTVSRASLHNEDEIKRLGIKIGDHVLIEKSGEIIPQVLQAVVSRRDGSEREFEFPEKCPVCGFDAVRPEGEAVRRCTNPVCPAKIKGRIGYFASRKAMDIEGLGDVLINTLVDDGTIKDVADLYRLTVEQIASLDRMAEKSGTNLIEQIDASKSRGLQRLLYGLDIRHVGERYAKILARHFRDIEKVAAATVEELDEIPEIGLAVAESVTAWFRDEANRTVIERLRAAGVVMTEDAGNNAELDERFAGKTFVLTGKLEKFTRDEASRLIEQRGGRVSSSVSKKTDFVLVGEDAGSKLAKAETLGITILNETEFKEMMG, encoded by the coding sequence ATGAGTCCAAGTGATAGGCAAATTGCGGTCGAGATCGAAAAACTCCGTGCGGAGATCGAGCGGCACAGCGACCTCTATTATCTGCAGGACTCGCCCGAGATATCCGACTACGAGTTCGATCAGCTGCTCGAAAAATTGAAGGCAATCGAGGCCGAGCATCCCGAACTCATAACGCCCGACAGCCCGACACAGCGTGTCGGCGGCAAGGCGGCGTCGCTCAAGCCGTTTACGCATACGGTGCCGCTGATGTCGCTTGAGAACAGCTACAGCCTCGACGACCTGAAGGCATTTACCGAGCGGTGTGAGAAGCTTGCCGAGGGCCGCAAACTCGACTACGTTGCCGAGCTGAAGATCGACGGGCTTTCGGTGTCGCTTCATTATACCGACGGTATCTTAGTTACCGGAGCGACACGTGGCGACGGTGTTGTCGGAGACGAGGTTACGCAGAACGTAAAGACGATACATACGATACCGCTGCGTTTGAAGAAGGACGCACCGGCCCACGCAGAGGTCCGCGGCGAGGTGTTCCTTTCGCGTTCGCAGTTCAAAAAGATCAACGAAGAGCTTGAGATGCAGGGCGAAAAGACATTTGCCAATCCGCGCAACTGTGCTTCGGGAACACTGCGTATGCTTGACTCGCAGATCGTCGCGTCACGCCGGCTTGATATGTTCCCGTATGATGCCTTTACGGGCAGCCGGAAGATGTTCCCGACACACATCGAGATATTCGAATGGTGCTCCGCAAACGGTTTTAACGTAAATCCGCATCATCGGCTGTGCAAAGATTTCGCTGAGCTTTCCGCGTTCATTGCGGAGATGGAAGAGCTTCGCGACAGTCTCGACTACGATATTGACGGAGTTGTCGTAAAGGTCAACTCGACGGCGCTGCAGGATGAATTCGGCACGACATCAAAGGCACCGCGTTGGGCGATAGCTTACAAATATCCGGCACGTCAGGCCACAACACGCCTTTTGGATATTGCCGTTCAGGTCGGGCGCACGGGTGCGCTGACGCCGGTCGCGCACCTTGAACCGGTGCTTCTCGCGGGGACGACCGTTTCTCGTGCATCGCTTCATAATGAGGATGAGATAAAGCGGCTCGGCATCAAGATCGGCGACCACGTGCTGATCGAAAAGAGCGGCGAGATCATACCGCAGGTGCTTCAGGCGGTCGTTTCACGACGCGACGGCAGTGAAAGGGAATTCGAGTTTCCGGAGAAGTGTCCGGTGTGCGGTTTCGACGCTGTAAGGCCCGAGGGCGAAGCGGTCCGCCGCTGCACCAATCCCGTTTGTCCGGCAAAGATAAAGGGCCGCATCGGCTATTTTGCATCCCGAAAGGCAATGGATATCGAGGGCCTCGGAGATGTTCTGATAAACACGCTCGTCGATGACGGGACGATAAAAGACGTGGCAGATCTATACAGGCTGACCGTCGAACAGATAGCATCGCTTGACCGCATGGCGGAAAAGTCCGGCACGAACCTTATCGAACAGATCGATGCGAGTAAGTCGCGGGGTTTGCAGAGGCTGCTGTACGGCCTCGATATCCGGCATGTCGGCGAGCGTTACGCGAAGATACTTGCAAGACATTTTCGCGATATCGAAAAGGTTGCTGCAGCGACCGTCGAAGAGCTTGACGAAATTCCTGAGATCGGCCTCGCCGTGGCTGAAAGCGTGACGGCTTGGTTTCGCGACGAAGCCAACCGCACGGTGATCGAGCGGCTCCGAGCCGCCGGTGTTGTAATGACCGAAGACGCAGGCAATAACGCAGAGCTTGACGAGCGTTTTGCCGGAAAAACATTCGTGCTGACGGGCAAACTTGAAAAATTCACACGCGACGAGGCGTCAAGGCTGATCGAACAACGCGGCGGCCGCGTCTCTTCTTCAGTAAGCAAGAAGACCGATTTCGTCCTCGTCGGCGAGGACGCAGGCTCAAAACTCGCGAAGGCAGAAACACTCGGCATAACCATCCTGAACGAAACCGAATTTAAGGAGATGATGGGATGA